One window of Lemur catta isolate mLemCat1 chromosome 3, mLemCat1.pri, whole genome shotgun sequence genomic DNA carries:
- the LOC123635230 gene encoding low affinity immunoglobulin gamma Fc region receptor II-b-like isoform X4: MGIPAFLRLLATESSWADRKPSQPLGPMLLWTAVLLLALPKAVVRLEPPWINVLKEDDVTLTCWGAHTPGNYSTQWFHNGSSIPTQIQPSYRFKAKTNDSGEYRCQTGQSSLSDPVHLNVFSEWLVLQTPHLEFQDGETIMLRCHSWKSRPLGKISFFQNGKSKKFSYSNANFSIPQANHSHSGDYHCTGIIGQTPHSSQSVTITVQEPKESSSSPMVVIVAVVTGIAVAAIVAVVAALTYRRRKRTSALPGNPEHREMGETLPEEPGEYSVPFGDSVMPHPELPDGLEPARSGSPNLTDAEEAAKVEAENTITYSLLLHPEALEEDTEPDYQNRI, encoded by the exons ATGGGCATCCCCGCATTCCTACGCCTCCTTGCCACTGAGAGCAGCTGGGCTGACCGCAAGCCTTCCCAGCCTTTGGGCCCCATGCTTCTGTGGACAGCCGTGCTACTCCTTG CTCTCCCGAAGGCTGTGGTGAGACTTGAGCCCCCGTGGATCAATGTGCTCAAGGAGGATGACGTGACTCTGACGTGCTGGGGGGCCCACACCCCCGGGAACTACTCCACCCAATGGTTCCACAATGGGAGCTCCATTCCGACCCAGATCCAGCCCAGCTACAGGTTTAAGGCCAAGACCAATGACAGCGGGGAGTACAGGTGCCAGACGGGCCAGAGCAGCCTCAGCGACCCTGTGCATCTGAATGTGTTTTCCG AGTGGCTGGTGCTCCAGACTCCTCACCTGGAGTTCCAGGACGGGGAAACCATCATGCTGAGGTGCCACTCCTGGAAGAGCAGGCCTTTGGGCAAGATCTCATTCTTCCAGAATGGAAAATCCAAGAAGTTTTCCTATTCCAATGCCAACTTCTCCATCCCACAAGCAAACCACAGTCACAGTGGTGATTACCACTGCACAGGAATTATAGGACAGACGCCACATTCATCCCAGTCTGTGACCATCACTGTCCAAG AGCCCAAAGAGAGCAGCTCTTCGCCAATGGTGGTAATTGTGGCTGTGGTCACTGGGATTGCTGTAGCGGCCATTGTTGCTGTGGTAGCAGCCTTGACCTACCGCAGGAGAAAGCGGACTTCAG CTCTCCCAGGAAACCCTGAGCACAGGGAAATGGGAGAAACCCTTCCAGAGGAACCAGGTGAGTACAGCGTTCCATTTGGGGATTCAGTGATGCCCCACCCAGAGCTGCCAGATGGCCTGGAGCCAGCAAGAAGTGGCTCGC CCAATCTCACTGATGCTGAGGAGGCTGCCAAAGTTGAG GCTGAGAATACAATCACCTATTCACTTCTTCTGCACCCAGAAGCTCTAGAGGAAGACACAGAGCCCGATTACCAGAACCGCATTTAG
- the LOC123635230 gene encoding low affinity immunoglobulin gamma Fc region receptor II-b-like isoform X9, giving the protein MGIPAFLRLLATESSWADRKPSQPLGPMLLWTAVLLLALPKAVVRLEPPWINVLKEDDVTLTCWGAHTPGNYSTQWFHNGSSIPTQIQPSYRFKAKTNDSGEYRCQTGQSSLSDPVHLNVFSEWLVLQTPHLEFQDGETIMLRCHSWKSRPLGKISFFQNGKSKKFSYSNANFSIPQANHSHSGDYHCTGIIGQTPHSSQSVTITVQEPKESSSSPMVVIVAVVTGIAVAAIVAVVAALTYRRRKRTSALPGNPEHREMGETLPEEPANLTDAEEAAKVEAENTITYSLLLHPEALEEDTEPDYQNRI; this is encoded by the exons ATGGGCATCCCCGCATTCCTACGCCTCCTTGCCACTGAGAGCAGCTGGGCTGACCGCAAGCCTTCCCAGCCTTTGGGCCCCATGCTTCTGTGGACAGCCGTGCTACTCCTTG CTCTCCCGAAGGCTGTGGTGAGACTTGAGCCCCCGTGGATCAATGTGCTCAAGGAGGATGACGTGACTCTGACGTGCTGGGGGGCCCACACCCCCGGGAACTACTCCACCCAATGGTTCCACAATGGGAGCTCCATTCCGACCCAGATCCAGCCCAGCTACAGGTTTAAGGCCAAGACCAATGACAGCGGGGAGTACAGGTGCCAGACGGGCCAGAGCAGCCTCAGCGACCCTGTGCATCTGAATGTGTTTTCCG AGTGGCTGGTGCTCCAGACTCCTCACCTGGAGTTCCAGGACGGGGAAACCATCATGCTGAGGTGCCACTCCTGGAAGAGCAGGCCTTTGGGCAAGATCTCATTCTTCCAGAATGGAAAATCCAAGAAGTTTTCCTATTCCAATGCCAACTTCTCCATCCCACAAGCAAACCACAGTCACAGTGGTGATTACCACTGCACAGGAATTATAGGACAGACGCCACATTCATCCCAGTCTGTGACCATCACTGTCCAAG AGCCCAAAGAGAGCAGCTCTTCGCCAATGGTGGTAATTGTGGCTGTGGTCACTGGGATTGCTGTAGCGGCCATTGTTGCTGTGGTAGCAGCCTTGACCTACCGCAGGAGAAAGCGGACTTCAG CTCTCCCAGGAAACCCTGAGCACAGGGAAATGGGAGAAACCCTTCCAGAGGAACCAG CCAATCTCACTGATGCTGAGGAGGCTGCCAAAGTTGAG GCTGAGAATACAATCACCTATTCACTTCTTCTGCACCCAGAAGCTCTAGAGGAAGACACAGAGCCCGATTACCAGAACCGCATTTAG
- the LOC123635230 gene encoding low affinity immunoglobulin gamma Fc region receptor II-b-like isoform X12 yields the protein MGIPAFLRLLATESSWADRKPSQPLGPMLLWTAVLLLALPKAVVRLEPPWINVLKEDDVTLTCWGAHTPGNYSTQWFHNGSSIPTQIQPSYRFKAKTNDSGEYRCQTGQSSLSDPVHLNVFSEWLVLQTPHLEFQDGETIMLRCHSWKSRPLGKISFFQNGKSKKFSYSNANFSIPQANHSHSGDYHCTGIIGQTPHSSQSVTITVQEPKESSSSPMVVIVAVVTGIAVAAIVAVVAALTYRRRKRTSANLTDAEEAAKVEAENTITYSLLLHPEALEEDTEPDYQNRI from the exons ATGGGCATCCCCGCATTCCTACGCCTCCTTGCCACTGAGAGCAGCTGGGCTGACCGCAAGCCTTCCCAGCCTTTGGGCCCCATGCTTCTGTGGACAGCCGTGCTACTCCTTG CTCTCCCGAAGGCTGTGGTGAGACTTGAGCCCCCGTGGATCAATGTGCTCAAGGAGGATGACGTGACTCTGACGTGCTGGGGGGCCCACACCCCCGGGAACTACTCCACCCAATGGTTCCACAATGGGAGCTCCATTCCGACCCAGATCCAGCCCAGCTACAGGTTTAAGGCCAAGACCAATGACAGCGGGGAGTACAGGTGCCAGACGGGCCAGAGCAGCCTCAGCGACCCTGTGCATCTGAATGTGTTTTCCG AGTGGCTGGTGCTCCAGACTCCTCACCTGGAGTTCCAGGACGGGGAAACCATCATGCTGAGGTGCCACTCCTGGAAGAGCAGGCCTTTGGGCAAGATCTCATTCTTCCAGAATGGAAAATCCAAGAAGTTTTCCTATTCCAATGCCAACTTCTCCATCCCACAAGCAAACCACAGTCACAGTGGTGATTACCACTGCACAGGAATTATAGGACAGACGCCACATTCATCCCAGTCTGTGACCATCACTGTCCAAG AGCCCAAAGAGAGCAGCTCTTCGCCAATGGTGGTAATTGTGGCTGTGGTCACTGGGATTGCTGTAGCGGCCATTGTTGCTGTGGTAGCAGCCTTGACCTACCGCAGGAGAAAGCGGACTTCAG CCAATCTCACTGATGCTGAGGAGGCTGCCAAAGTTGAG GCTGAGAATACAATCACCTATTCACTTCTTCTGCACCCAGAAGCTCTAGAGGAAGACACAGAGCCCGATTACCAGAACCGCATTTAG
- the LOC123635230 gene encoding low affinity immunoglobulin gamma Fc region receptor II-b-like isoform X13 yields the protein MGIPAFLRLLATESSWADRKPSQPLGPMLLWTAVLLLAPVAGTPAALPKAVVRLEPPWINVLKEDDVTLTCWGAHTPGNYSTQWFHNGSSIPTQIQPSYRFKAKTNDSGEYRCQTGQSSLSDPVHLNVFSEWLVLQTPHLEFQDGETIMLRCHSWKSRPLGKISFFQNGKSKKFSYSNANFSIPQANHSHSGDYHCTGIIGQTPHSSQSVTITVQGPILRTAMRLRSPVGTEVP from the exons ATGGGCATCCCCGCATTCCTACGCCTCCTTGCCACTGAGAGCAGCTGGGCTGACCGCAAGCCTTCCCAGCCTTTGGGCCCCATGCTTCTGTGGACAGCCGTGCTACTCCTTG CTCCTGTTGCTGGGACACCTG CAGCTCTCCCGAAGGCTGTGGTGAGACTTGAGCCCCCGTGGATCAATGTGCTCAAGGAGGATGACGTGACTCTGACGTGCTGGGGGGCCCACACCCCCGGGAACTACTCCACCCAATGGTTCCACAATGGGAGCTCCATTCCGACCCAGATCCAGCCCAGCTACAGGTTTAAGGCCAAGACCAATGACAGCGGGGAGTACAGGTGCCAGACGGGCCAGAGCAGCCTCAGCGACCCTGTGCATCTGAATGTGTTTTCCG AGTGGCTGGTGCTCCAGACTCCTCACCTGGAGTTCCAGGACGGGGAAACCATCATGCTGAGGTGCCACTCCTGGAAGAGCAGGCCTTTGGGCAAGATCTCATTCTTCCAGAATGGAAAATCCAAGAAGTTTTCCTATTCCAATGCCAACTTCTCCATCCCACAAGCAAACCACAGTCACAGTGGTGATTACCACTGCACAGGAATTATAGGACAGACGCCACATTCATCCCAGTCTGTGACCATCACTGTCCAAG GCCCCATACTAAGGACAGCAATGAGGCTGAGGTCTCCCGTTGGCACAGAGGTTCCCTAA
- the LOC123635230 gene encoding low affinity immunoglobulin gamma Fc region receptor II-b-like isoform X3: MGIPAFLRLLATESSWADRKPSQPLGPMLLWTAVLLLAALPKAVVRLEPPWINVLKEDDVTLTCWGAHTPGNYSTQWFHNGSSIPTQIQPSYRFKAKTNDSGEYRCQTGQSSLSDPVHLNVFSEWLVLQTPHLEFQDGETIMLRCHSWKSRPLGKISFFQNGKSKKFSYSNANFSIPQANHSHSGDYHCTGIIGQTPHSSQSVTITVQEPKESSSSPMVVIVAVVTGIAVAAIVAVVAALTYRRRKRTSALPGNPEHREMGETLPEEPGEYSVPFGDSVMPHPELPDGLEPARSGSPNLTDAEEAAKVEAENTITYSLLLHPEALEEDTEPDYQNRI, translated from the exons ATGGGCATCCCCGCATTCCTACGCCTCCTTGCCACTGAGAGCAGCTGGGCTGACCGCAAGCCTTCCCAGCCTTTGGGCCCCATGCTTCTGTGGACAGCCGTGCTACTCCTTG CAGCTCTCCCGAAGGCTGTGGTGAGACTTGAGCCCCCGTGGATCAATGTGCTCAAGGAGGATGACGTGACTCTGACGTGCTGGGGGGCCCACACCCCCGGGAACTACTCCACCCAATGGTTCCACAATGGGAGCTCCATTCCGACCCAGATCCAGCCCAGCTACAGGTTTAAGGCCAAGACCAATGACAGCGGGGAGTACAGGTGCCAGACGGGCCAGAGCAGCCTCAGCGACCCTGTGCATCTGAATGTGTTTTCCG AGTGGCTGGTGCTCCAGACTCCTCACCTGGAGTTCCAGGACGGGGAAACCATCATGCTGAGGTGCCACTCCTGGAAGAGCAGGCCTTTGGGCAAGATCTCATTCTTCCAGAATGGAAAATCCAAGAAGTTTTCCTATTCCAATGCCAACTTCTCCATCCCACAAGCAAACCACAGTCACAGTGGTGATTACCACTGCACAGGAATTATAGGACAGACGCCACATTCATCCCAGTCTGTGACCATCACTGTCCAAG AGCCCAAAGAGAGCAGCTCTTCGCCAATGGTGGTAATTGTGGCTGTGGTCACTGGGATTGCTGTAGCGGCCATTGTTGCTGTGGTAGCAGCCTTGACCTACCGCAGGAGAAAGCGGACTTCAG CTCTCCCAGGAAACCCTGAGCACAGGGAAATGGGAGAAACCCTTCCAGAGGAACCAGGTGAGTACAGCGTTCCATTTGGGGATTCAGTGATGCCCCACCCAGAGCTGCCAGATGGCCTGGAGCCAGCAAGAAGTGGCTCGC CCAATCTCACTGATGCTGAGGAGGCTGCCAAAGTTGAG GCTGAGAATACAATCACCTATTCACTTCTTCTGCACCCAGAAGCTCTAGAGGAAGACACAGAGCCCGATTACCAGAACCGCATTTAG
- the LOC123635230 gene encoding low affinity immunoglobulin gamma Fc region receptor II-b-like isoform X8, which yields MGIPAFLRLLATESSWADRKPSQPLGPMLLWTAVLLLAALPKAVVRLEPPWINVLKEDDVTLTCWGAHTPGNYSTQWFHNGSSIPTQIQPSYRFKAKTNDSGEYRCQTGQSSLSDPVHLNVFSEWLVLQTPHLEFQDGETIMLRCHSWKSRPLGKISFFQNGKSKKFSYSNANFSIPQANHSHSGDYHCTGIIGQTPHSSQSVTITVQEPKESSSSPMVVIVAVVTGIAVAAIVAVVAALTYRRRKRTSALPGNPEHREMGETLPEEPANLTDAEEAAKVEAENTITYSLLLHPEALEEDTEPDYQNRI from the exons ATGGGCATCCCCGCATTCCTACGCCTCCTTGCCACTGAGAGCAGCTGGGCTGACCGCAAGCCTTCCCAGCCTTTGGGCCCCATGCTTCTGTGGACAGCCGTGCTACTCCTTG CAGCTCTCCCGAAGGCTGTGGTGAGACTTGAGCCCCCGTGGATCAATGTGCTCAAGGAGGATGACGTGACTCTGACGTGCTGGGGGGCCCACACCCCCGGGAACTACTCCACCCAATGGTTCCACAATGGGAGCTCCATTCCGACCCAGATCCAGCCCAGCTACAGGTTTAAGGCCAAGACCAATGACAGCGGGGAGTACAGGTGCCAGACGGGCCAGAGCAGCCTCAGCGACCCTGTGCATCTGAATGTGTTTTCCG AGTGGCTGGTGCTCCAGACTCCTCACCTGGAGTTCCAGGACGGGGAAACCATCATGCTGAGGTGCCACTCCTGGAAGAGCAGGCCTTTGGGCAAGATCTCATTCTTCCAGAATGGAAAATCCAAGAAGTTTTCCTATTCCAATGCCAACTTCTCCATCCCACAAGCAAACCACAGTCACAGTGGTGATTACCACTGCACAGGAATTATAGGACAGACGCCACATTCATCCCAGTCTGTGACCATCACTGTCCAAG AGCCCAAAGAGAGCAGCTCTTCGCCAATGGTGGTAATTGTGGCTGTGGTCACTGGGATTGCTGTAGCGGCCATTGTTGCTGTGGTAGCAGCCTTGACCTACCGCAGGAGAAAGCGGACTTCAG CTCTCCCAGGAAACCCTGAGCACAGGGAAATGGGAGAAACCCTTCCAGAGGAACCAG CCAATCTCACTGATGCTGAGGAGGCTGCCAAAGTTGAG GCTGAGAATACAATCACCTATTCACTTCTTCTGCACCCAGAAGCTCTAGAGGAAGACACAGAGCCCGATTACCAGAACCGCATTTAG
- the LOC123635230 gene encoding low affinity immunoglobulin gamma Fc region receptor II-b-like isoform X11: protein MGIPAFLRLLATESSWADRKPSQPLGPMLLWTAVLLLAALPKAVVRLEPPWINVLKEDDVTLTCWGAHTPGNYSTQWFHNGSSIPTQIQPSYRFKAKTNDSGEYRCQTGQSSLSDPVHLNVFSEWLVLQTPHLEFQDGETIMLRCHSWKSRPLGKISFFQNGKSKKFSYSNANFSIPQANHSHSGDYHCTGIIGQTPHSSQSVTITVQEPKESSSSPMVVIVAVVTGIAVAAIVAVVAALTYRRRKRTSANLTDAEEAAKVEAENTITYSLLLHPEALEEDTEPDYQNRI, encoded by the exons ATGGGCATCCCCGCATTCCTACGCCTCCTTGCCACTGAGAGCAGCTGGGCTGACCGCAAGCCTTCCCAGCCTTTGGGCCCCATGCTTCTGTGGACAGCCGTGCTACTCCTTG CAGCTCTCCCGAAGGCTGTGGTGAGACTTGAGCCCCCGTGGATCAATGTGCTCAAGGAGGATGACGTGACTCTGACGTGCTGGGGGGCCCACACCCCCGGGAACTACTCCACCCAATGGTTCCACAATGGGAGCTCCATTCCGACCCAGATCCAGCCCAGCTACAGGTTTAAGGCCAAGACCAATGACAGCGGGGAGTACAGGTGCCAGACGGGCCAGAGCAGCCTCAGCGACCCTGTGCATCTGAATGTGTTTTCCG AGTGGCTGGTGCTCCAGACTCCTCACCTGGAGTTCCAGGACGGGGAAACCATCATGCTGAGGTGCCACTCCTGGAAGAGCAGGCCTTTGGGCAAGATCTCATTCTTCCAGAATGGAAAATCCAAGAAGTTTTCCTATTCCAATGCCAACTTCTCCATCCCACAAGCAAACCACAGTCACAGTGGTGATTACCACTGCACAGGAATTATAGGACAGACGCCACATTCATCCCAGTCTGTGACCATCACTGTCCAAG AGCCCAAAGAGAGCAGCTCTTCGCCAATGGTGGTAATTGTGGCTGTGGTCACTGGGATTGCTGTAGCGGCCATTGTTGCTGTGGTAGCAGCCTTGACCTACCGCAGGAGAAAGCGGACTTCAG CCAATCTCACTGATGCTGAGGAGGCTGCCAAAGTTGAG GCTGAGAATACAATCACCTATTCACTTCTTCTGCACCCAGAAGCTCTAGAGGAAGACACAGAGCCCGATTACCAGAACCGCATTTAG
- the LOC123635230 gene encoding low affinity immunoglobulin gamma Fc region receptor II-b-like isoform X1, whose translation MGIPAFLRLLATESSWADRKPSQPLGPMLLWTAVLLLAPVAGTPAALPKAVVRLEPPWINVLKEDDVTLTCWGAHTPGNYSTQWFHNGSSIPTQIQPSYRFKAKTNDSGEYRCQTGQSSLSDPVHLNVFSEWLVLQTPHLEFQDGETIMLRCHSWKSRPLGKISFFQNGKSKKFSYSNANFSIPQANHSHSGDYHCTGIIGQTPHSSQSVTITVQEPKESSSSPMVVIVAVVTGIAVAAIVAVVAALTYRRRKRTSALPGNPEHREMGETLPEEPGEYSVPFGDSVMPHPELPDGLEPARSGSPNLTDAEEAAKVEAENTITYSLLLHPEALEEDTEPDYQNRI comes from the exons ATGGGCATCCCCGCATTCCTACGCCTCCTTGCCACTGAGAGCAGCTGGGCTGACCGCAAGCCTTCCCAGCCTTTGGGCCCCATGCTTCTGTGGACAGCCGTGCTACTCCTTG CTCCTGTTGCTGGGACACCTG CAGCTCTCCCGAAGGCTGTGGTGAGACTTGAGCCCCCGTGGATCAATGTGCTCAAGGAGGATGACGTGACTCTGACGTGCTGGGGGGCCCACACCCCCGGGAACTACTCCACCCAATGGTTCCACAATGGGAGCTCCATTCCGACCCAGATCCAGCCCAGCTACAGGTTTAAGGCCAAGACCAATGACAGCGGGGAGTACAGGTGCCAGACGGGCCAGAGCAGCCTCAGCGACCCTGTGCATCTGAATGTGTTTTCCG AGTGGCTGGTGCTCCAGACTCCTCACCTGGAGTTCCAGGACGGGGAAACCATCATGCTGAGGTGCCACTCCTGGAAGAGCAGGCCTTTGGGCAAGATCTCATTCTTCCAGAATGGAAAATCCAAGAAGTTTTCCTATTCCAATGCCAACTTCTCCATCCCACAAGCAAACCACAGTCACAGTGGTGATTACCACTGCACAGGAATTATAGGACAGACGCCACATTCATCCCAGTCTGTGACCATCACTGTCCAAG AGCCCAAAGAGAGCAGCTCTTCGCCAATGGTGGTAATTGTGGCTGTGGTCACTGGGATTGCTGTAGCGGCCATTGTTGCTGTGGTAGCAGCCTTGACCTACCGCAGGAGAAAGCGGACTTCAG CTCTCCCAGGAAACCCTGAGCACAGGGAAATGGGAGAAACCCTTCCAGAGGAACCAGGTGAGTACAGCGTTCCATTTGGGGATTCAGTGATGCCCCACCCAGAGCTGCCAGATGGCCTGGAGCCAGCAAGAAGTGGCTCGC CCAATCTCACTGATGCTGAGGAGGCTGCCAAAGTTGAG GCTGAGAATACAATCACCTATTCACTTCTTCTGCACCCAGAAGCTCTAGAGGAAGACACAGAGCCCGATTACCAGAACCGCATTTAG
- the LOC123635230 gene encoding low affinity immunoglobulin gamma Fc region receptor II-b-like isoform X5, whose amino-acid sequence MGIPAFLRLLATESSWADRKPSQPLGPMLLWTAVLLLAPVAGTPAALPKAVVRLEPPWINVLKEDDVTLTCWGAHTPGNYSTQWFHNGSSIPTQIQPSYRFKAKTNDSGEYRCQTGQSSLSDPVHLNVFSEWLVLQTPHLEFQDGETIMLRCHSWKSRPLGKISFFQNGKSKKFSYSNANFSIPQANHSHSGDYHCTGIIGQTPHSSQSVTITVQEPKESSSSPMVVIVAVVTGIAVAAIVAVVAALTYRRRKRTSALPGNPEHREMGETLPEEPANLTDAEEAAKVEAENTITYSLLLHPEALEEDTEPDYQNRI is encoded by the exons ATGGGCATCCCCGCATTCCTACGCCTCCTTGCCACTGAGAGCAGCTGGGCTGACCGCAAGCCTTCCCAGCCTTTGGGCCCCATGCTTCTGTGGACAGCCGTGCTACTCCTTG CTCCTGTTGCTGGGACACCTG CAGCTCTCCCGAAGGCTGTGGTGAGACTTGAGCCCCCGTGGATCAATGTGCTCAAGGAGGATGACGTGACTCTGACGTGCTGGGGGGCCCACACCCCCGGGAACTACTCCACCCAATGGTTCCACAATGGGAGCTCCATTCCGACCCAGATCCAGCCCAGCTACAGGTTTAAGGCCAAGACCAATGACAGCGGGGAGTACAGGTGCCAGACGGGCCAGAGCAGCCTCAGCGACCCTGTGCATCTGAATGTGTTTTCCG AGTGGCTGGTGCTCCAGACTCCTCACCTGGAGTTCCAGGACGGGGAAACCATCATGCTGAGGTGCCACTCCTGGAAGAGCAGGCCTTTGGGCAAGATCTCATTCTTCCAGAATGGAAAATCCAAGAAGTTTTCCTATTCCAATGCCAACTTCTCCATCCCACAAGCAAACCACAGTCACAGTGGTGATTACCACTGCACAGGAATTATAGGACAGACGCCACATTCATCCCAGTCTGTGACCATCACTGTCCAAG AGCCCAAAGAGAGCAGCTCTTCGCCAATGGTGGTAATTGTGGCTGTGGTCACTGGGATTGCTGTAGCGGCCATTGTTGCTGTGGTAGCAGCCTTGACCTACCGCAGGAGAAAGCGGACTTCAG CTCTCCCAGGAAACCCTGAGCACAGGGAAATGGGAGAAACCCTTCCAGAGGAACCAG CCAATCTCACTGATGCTGAGGAGGCTGCCAAAGTTGAG GCTGAGAATACAATCACCTATTCACTTCTTCTGCACCCAGAAGCTCTAGAGGAAGACACAGAGCCCGATTACCAGAACCGCATTTAG
- the LOC123635230 gene encoding low affinity immunoglobulin gamma Fc region receptor II-b-like isoform X7 → MGIPAFLRLLATESSWADRKPSQPLGPMLLWTAVLLLAPVAGTPAALPKAVVRLEPPWINVLKEDDVTLTCWGAHTPGNYSTQWFHNGSSIPTQIQPSYRFKAKTNDSGEYRCQTGQSSLSDPVHLNVFSEWLVLQTPHLEFQDGETIMLRCHSWKSRPLGKISFFQNGKSKKFSYSNANFSIPQANHSHSGDYHCTGIIGQTPHSSQSVTITVQEPKESSSSPMVVIVAVVTGIAVAAIVAVVAALTYRRRKRTSANLTDAEEAAKVEAENTITYSLLLHPEALEEDTEPDYQNRI, encoded by the exons ATGGGCATCCCCGCATTCCTACGCCTCCTTGCCACTGAGAGCAGCTGGGCTGACCGCAAGCCTTCCCAGCCTTTGGGCCCCATGCTTCTGTGGACAGCCGTGCTACTCCTTG CTCCTGTTGCTGGGACACCTG CAGCTCTCCCGAAGGCTGTGGTGAGACTTGAGCCCCCGTGGATCAATGTGCTCAAGGAGGATGACGTGACTCTGACGTGCTGGGGGGCCCACACCCCCGGGAACTACTCCACCCAATGGTTCCACAATGGGAGCTCCATTCCGACCCAGATCCAGCCCAGCTACAGGTTTAAGGCCAAGACCAATGACAGCGGGGAGTACAGGTGCCAGACGGGCCAGAGCAGCCTCAGCGACCCTGTGCATCTGAATGTGTTTTCCG AGTGGCTGGTGCTCCAGACTCCTCACCTGGAGTTCCAGGACGGGGAAACCATCATGCTGAGGTGCCACTCCTGGAAGAGCAGGCCTTTGGGCAAGATCTCATTCTTCCAGAATGGAAAATCCAAGAAGTTTTCCTATTCCAATGCCAACTTCTCCATCCCACAAGCAAACCACAGTCACAGTGGTGATTACCACTGCACAGGAATTATAGGACAGACGCCACATTCATCCCAGTCTGTGACCATCACTGTCCAAG AGCCCAAAGAGAGCAGCTCTTCGCCAATGGTGGTAATTGTGGCTGTGGTCACTGGGATTGCTGTAGCGGCCATTGTTGCTGTGGTAGCAGCCTTGACCTACCGCAGGAGAAAGCGGACTTCAG CCAATCTCACTGATGCTGAGGAGGCTGCCAAAGTTGAG GCTGAGAATACAATCACCTATTCACTTCTTCTGCACCCAGAAGCTCTAGAGGAAGACACAGAGCCCGATTACCAGAACCGCATTTAG